From the Hymenobacter yonginensis genome, one window contains:
- a CDS encoding T9SS type B sorting domain-containing protein — MDGAASIFQQNPVTGTIIWNSPGTVGEYNIAFEVQEWRRTQFGRRRIGTVIRDMQINVKGTTNQRPILTIPPDICVVAGTLVTGNVTATDADRNPVRITANSGILPPATFTQTSFGPPTAAGTFRWTPDCNNIAAQPTRVSFTAEDQPTGNNPVLIDQRVWNITVIGPAPQNLQASRLGNNTVLTWDRYTCQRPGAKILIFRRENPGPSFSDPCITGIPASAGYTLIETLTYPTPPATGDLLSYVDTNNGLGLQRGKTYCYRIYVEFPLPAGGKSLASEEACVSFAGRSAVFTNVTVDATSTTAGRITVKWTRPGPINTFNAPLVYRLLRANGQSSTATFTEIARIVDRPNDTVYVDNNLDTQNRAYIYRLEFISNTTNQPGSGVVTETATAASSVRVDGTPDPQNNRIALRWTYNVPWDNSRRPATIFRRDPGAGSQFVQIATVTGTTTGGTYVDQGTTARPLVKGQTYCYYVSTNGTYSNPAIIDPLINLSQQQCVALRAIPCPPVLSIKRPNCDSLATRLFDLPATPASGPIYTNVLSWTLGATPPDCSRAIASYNIYYAPNRTDSLTFLTSVPGNQMSYLHRNLTSEAGCYAVQAVDSSGTRSVRSNVECKDDCQLFLLPNVFTPNGDGLNDTFRPKVFTPIRRTSFRVFNRWGVKIYESDKEPLIKWNGGSRAEGNSNSTVVEGVYFYQADVEFGDVNNTKRTYKGWVEISR; from the coding sequence GTGGATGGGGCTGCTTCCATTTTTCAGCAAAACCCGGTTACAGGTACCATCATCTGGAACTCGCCGGGCACGGTGGGGGAGTACAACATTGCTTTTGAAGTGCAGGAATGGCGCCGCACGCAGTTTGGCCGGCGGCGGATTGGTACCGTCATCCGCGACATGCAGATCAACGTGAAGGGTACTACCAATCAGCGCCCCATTCTGACCATTCCGCCGGATATCTGCGTGGTGGCAGGCACGCTGGTTACGGGCAACGTAACGGCCACCGACGCCGACCGCAACCCGGTGCGGATAACGGCCAACAGCGGCATTCTGCCGCCGGCCACGTTCACGCAGACCTCGTTCGGCCCGCCTACGGCCGCCGGCACATTCCGCTGGACACCTGACTGCAACAATATTGCCGCGCAGCCTACCCGCGTGAGCTTCACGGCCGAAGACCAGCCCACCGGCAACAACCCGGTACTGATTGACCAGCGCGTCTGGAACATCACGGTTATCGGGCCGGCTCCGCAGAACCTGCAGGCTAGCAGGCTAGGCAACAACACGGTGCTTACCTGGGACAGATACACCTGTCAGCGGCCGGGGGCCAAAATTCTGATCTTCCGCCGCGAAAATCCTGGGCCTTCCTTCTCAGATCCCTGTATAACCGGCATCCCGGCCTCGGCAGGCTATACGCTGATCGAAACGCTGACGTACCCGACGCCGCCGGCCACCGGCGACCTGCTTTCGTACGTGGATACCAACAATGGGCTGGGGCTGCAACGCGGCAAAACGTATTGCTACCGCATCTATGTGGAGTTTCCGCTGCCGGCCGGCGGCAAGAGCCTGGCTTCGGAAGAGGCCTGCGTGAGCTTTGCGGGCCGCTCAGCGGTGTTTACCAACGTCACGGTGGATGCTACCTCCACTACGGCCGGGCGCATCACGGTGAAATGGACCCGTCCCGGCCCGATCAATACCTTCAATGCGCCGCTAGTGTACCGGTTGCTGCGCGCCAACGGCCAGAGCAGCACGGCCACGTTCACGGAAATTGCCCGCATCGTAGACCGCCCCAACGACACGGTGTACGTGGATAACAACCTCGACACGCAGAATCGGGCCTACATCTACCGGCTGGAGTTCATCAGCAACACCACCAATCAGCCCGGCTCCGGCGTCGTGACGGAAACCGCCACGGCCGCTTCGAGCGTGCGTGTGGATGGCACGCCTGATCCGCAAAACAACCGTATTGCGCTGCGCTGGACATACAATGTGCCGTGGGACAACAGCCGCCGGCCGGCCACCATCTTCCGCCGCGACCCGGGCGCGGGCAGCCAGTTTGTGCAGATTGCCACCGTAACGGGCACGACCACCGGCGGCACCTACGTCGACCAGGGCACCACTGCTCGGCCGCTGGTGAAGGGCCAGACCTACTGCTATTACGTTTCGACGAACGGCACCTACAGCAACCCGGCCATCATCGACCCGCTCATTAACCTGAGCCAGCAGCAGTGCGTAGCCCTGCGGGCTATTCCGTGCCCACCGGTGCTGAGCATCAAGCGGCCCAACTGCGACAGCCTGGCCACGCGCCTGTTCGATCTGCCGGCAACGCCTGCTTCCGGCCCGATTTATACCAACGTGCTGAGCTGGACGCTGGGGGCTACGCCGCCCGATTGCAGCCGGGCCATTGCCTCGTATAACATCTACTACGCCCCCAACCGTACCGACTCGTTGACTTTCCTGACCTCGGTGCCCGGCAACCAGATGAGCTATCTGCACCGCAACCTCACCTCGGAAGCCGGCTGCTATGCCGTGCAGGCTGTGGATTCCAGCGGCACCCGCAGCGTGCGCAGCAATGTGGAGTGCAAAGACGACTGCCAACTGTTCCTGCTGCCCAACGTGTTTACGCCCAACGGCGACGGCCTCAATGATACGTTCCGGCCCAAGGTGTTCACGCCCATTCGTCGTACCAGCTTCCGGGTGTTCAACCGCTGGGGCGTGAAAATTTACGAGAGCGACAAGGAGCCGCTGATTAAGTGGAACGGCGGCAGCCGCGCCGAGGGCAACTCCAACTCGACGGTGGTGGAAGGCGTTTACTTCTACCAAGCTGACGTGGAATTTGGCGACGTTAATAACACCAAGCGCACCTACAAAGGGTGGGTGGAAATCAGCCGCTAA
- the fabD gene encoding ACP S-malonyltransferase: MKAVIFPGQGSQFSGMGRDLYEQHPEAKRLMDQANDILGFLLTDVMFSGSEEDLRRTDVTQPAIFLHSVALAAVLPDFRPDMVAGHSLGEFSALVAAKVLRFEDALRLVAKRAQAMQAACQEQPGTMAAILALDDDTTARICQEITDGGNVVVAANYNCPGQLVVSGSQRGIELACEQLKAAGAKRALPLPVGGAFHSPLMKSAETALAEAIAQTTFSAGICPVYQNVDAAPHTDPNEIRENLVRQLTAPVRWTQSVQRMVQDGATEFVECGPGKVLQGLVKKIAPEAIVSSATL; this comes from the coding sequence TTGAAAGCAGTAATTTTCCCCGGCCAGGGCAGCCAGTTCAGCGGCATGGGCCGCGACCTGTACGAGCAGCACCCCGAGGCCAAGCGCCTCATGGACCAGGCCAACGACATTCTGGGCTTCTTGCTCACCGACGTCATGTTCTCGGGTTCCGAGGAGGACCTGCGCCGCACTGATGTTACCCAGCCGGCCATTTTCCTGCACTCGGTAGCCTTAGCAGCCGTGCTGCCCGATTTCCGGCCCGATATGGTGGCCGGTCACTCGCTGGGCGAGTTTTCGGCGCTGGTAGCGGCCAAGGTGCTGCGCTTTGAGGATGCCCTGCGGCTGGTGGCCAAGCGCGCCCAGGCCATGCAGGCCGCCTGCCAGGAGCAGCCCGGCACCATGGCTGCCATCTTGGCCCTCGACGACGACACCACGGCCCGCATCTGCCAGGAAATCACCGACGGTGGTAACGTGGTAGTAGCGGCCAACTACAACTGCCCCGGTCAGCTGGTGGTATCCGGCTCGCAGCGCGGCATCGAGCTGGCCTGCGAGCAGCTGAAGGCCGCCGGAGCCAAGCGCGCCCTGCCGTTGCCGGTGGGCGGCGCGTTCCACTCGCCGCTGATGAAATCGGCGGAAACGGCGCTGGCCGAAGCCATTGCCCAGACCACCTTCTCGGCTGGCATCTGCCCCGTGTATCAGAACGTGGACGCCGCCCCACACACCGACCCCAACGAAATCCGCGAAAACCTAGTGCGCCAGCTCACCGCCCCGGTTCGCTGGACCCAAAGCGTACAGCGTATGGTGCAGGATGGCGCTACGGAGTTTGTGGAGTGCGGCCCCGGCAAAGTGCTGCAGGGTTTGGTGAAGAAAATTGCCCCCGAAGCCATTGTCAGCTCGGCTACCCTCTAA
- the folK gene encoding 2-amino-4-hydroxy-6-hydroxymethyldihydropteridine diphosphokinase: protein MHTAYLLLGSNLGDRTTILHDAVAQLDATAGTAQATSGLYETAAWGLEDQPPFLNQAVQLLTTLSPAELLAACLATEQRAGRERLVRWGARTLDVDILLYDAAIIDTPTLQLPHPRLPERRFALVPLAELAPHLLHPVLHRTITQLLATCPDTLPVQPA, encoded by the coding sequence ATGCACACTGCCTACCTCCTGCTCGGCTCCAACCTCGGCGACCGGACCACCATTCTGCACGACGCCGTGGCGCAGCTCGACGCTACGGCCGGCACTGCACAGGCCACGTCGGGCCTCTATGAAACGGCCGCCTGGGGCCTGGAGGATCAGCCCCCGTTCCTAAACCAGGCTGTGCAGTTGCTGACTACCTTATCCCCCGCGGAGCTGCTGGCCGCCTGCTTAGCTACCGAGCAACGGGCCGGCCGGGAGCGGCTGGTGCGCTGGGGAGCCCGCACCCTCGATGTGGACATCCTGCTGTACGACGCGGCAATAATTGACACGCCCACGCTGCAACTCCCCCACCCCCGCCTGCCGGAGCGCCGGTTTGCCCTGGTGCCGTTGGCCGAGTTGGCCCCGCATCTGTTACATCCGGTCCTGCATCGCACCATCACCCAACTCCTGGCAACCTGCCCCGACACGCTGCCGGTGCAGCCAGCATAG
- a CDS encoding alpha/beta hydrolase family protein, with protein MVTVDFLLSCSRHSRPFAADARFVADGQPKPVVVFVHGFKGFKDWGHFNVLADWFARQGFVFVKLNLSHNGVVVGGTGDLEDLEAFGQNNFSLELDDIGALLDCLHTPGQSGIPATEMDLSRLALIGHSRGGGLVLLKTAEDPRVRAVVSWAAISDVNPGWPEALMQQWQQQGVFHVENSRTGQQLPLYFQIVEDYHQHRLRLSIRHGLRRKLKGRPLLVLHGDQDETVPLARAHQLKEWQPAAELVVLPGVTHNFGGAHPWTAAELPVEAQQAAEATVEFLRRVL; from the coding sequence ATGGTAACCGTCGATTTTCTGCTTTCCTGCTCCCGCCACAGCCGCCCCTTCGCGGCCGATGCCCGCTTCGTGGCCGACGGGCAGCCCAAGCCTGTGGTGGTGTTCGTGCATGGCTTCAAGGGGTTCAAGGACTGGGGCCACTTCAACGTGCTGGCCGATTGGTTTGCCCGCCAAGGCTTCGTGTTCGTGAAGCTGAACCTCTCGCACAACGGCGTGGTAGTAGGCGGCACCGGCGACCTAGAAGACCTAGAAGCCTTCGGCCAGAACAATTTCAGCCTAGAGCTGGACGACATCGGGGCCCTGCTCGACTGCCTGCACACGCCCGGCCAATCGGGTATTCCGGCCACGGAAATGGATTTGTCGCGGCTAGCCCTCATCGGCCACAGCCGGGGCGGCGGCCTGGTGCTGCTGAAAACGGCCGAAGACCCGCGGGTACGGGCCGTGGTGAGCTGGGCCGCCATCAGCGACGTGAACCCCGGTTGGCCCGAAGCCCTCATGCAGCAGTGGCAGCAGCAGGGCGTATTTCACGTGGAAAACAGCCGCACCGGCCAGCAGCTGCCGCTGTACTTTCAGATTGTGGAAGACTACCATCAGCACCGCCTGCGCCTGAGCATCCGCCACGGCCTGCGCCGCAAGCTAAAGGGCCGCCCCCTGCTGGTGCTCCACGGCGACCAGGACGAAACCGTACCACTGGCCCGCGCCCACCAACTGAAGGAGTGGCAGCCTGCCGCCGAGTTGGTGGTGCTGCCCGGCGTAACCCACAACTTTGGTGGGGCGCACCCCTGGACGGCCGCCGAGCTACCCGTCGAGGCTCAACAGGCCGCGGAAGCCACTGTGGAGTTTTTGCGGCGGGTGCTGTAA
- a CDS encoding DUF3667 domain-containing protein, with translation MSVTTAPDAQLAACASCTAPLQGPYCHRCGEKRLDRRDYALGHYLENAVDTFTHFDVKVVKGLWALLYRPGRMTADVLAGRRVAWPKPLQLFLIANVLYFFVAERVGMLIFSSPLRFHLHNWYGSWAQARLAAHAAAHHTTVAALTPEFNHLSEGLSKSLLFVFIPLLALVLTGLLWRRRHYFLEHVVVATHLLSQFLLSSLLLLLPAVLVFGLLDLGHVSLSYEQRDTLSTGLLALILGAWALPLLRRAYHLPRLPALLLTAGLIGGFLVLLQFVYRLLVFAVTLALL, from the coding sequence ATGTCCGTTACCACTGCTCCCGATGCGCAGCTGGCGGCCTGTGCCAGCTGCACCGCGCCGCTCCAGGGCCCCTACTGCCACCGTTGCGGCGAAAAGCGGCTCGACCGACGCGACTACGCCCTAGGCCATTACCTGGAAAACGCCGTCGACACGTTCACGCACTTTGATGTAAAGGTGGTTAAGGGCTTGTGGGCCCTGTTGTACCGGCCCGGCCGCATGACGGCCGATGTGCTGGCCGGCCGGCGGGTGGCCTGGCCCAAGCCTCTGCAGCTGTTTCTGATTGCCAACGTGCTGTACTTCTTCGTGGCCGAGCGCGTGGGCATGCTTATTTTCAGCTCGCCGCTGCGCTTTCACCTCCACAATTGGTACGGCAGTTGGGCCCAGGCCCGCCTGGCGGCCCACGCCGCCGCCCACCACACCACCGTGGCCGCCCTGACGCCCGAGTTCAACCACTTGTCCGAGGGCTTGTCCAAGTCGCTGCTGTTCGTGTTTATTCCGCTGCTGGCGCTGGTGCTCACAGGGCTGCTCTGGCGGCGGCGACACTACTTTCTGGAGCACGTGGTGGTGGCAACCCACCTGCTCAGCCAGTTTCTGCTCAGCTCCCTGCTGCTACTGCTGCCGGCCGTGCTGGTGTTCGGACTGCTTGATCTGGGGCACGTGTCGCTGAGCTACGAGCAGCGCGATACGCTCAGCACCGGGCTGCTGGCGCTCATACTCGGGGCCTGGGCCCTGCCCCTGCTGCGCCGCGCCTACCACCTGCCCCGCCTCCCGGCCCTGCTGCTGACGGCCGGGCTGATTGGCGGCTTTCTGGTGCTGCTGCAGTTTGTGTACCGGCTGCTGGTGTTTGCCGTAACGCTGGCGCTGCTCTAG
- a CDS encoding polyprenyl synthetase family protein: MTITLDQIQAPIAAEMVEFEQKFRASMQTKQLLLDKIMGYIVKRKGKQIRPMFVFFTAKISGGDPLPEASFRGAALIELLHTATLVHDDVVDESNYRRGFFSINALWKNKIAVLVGDYLLSKGLLLSLENDDYELLKIVSNAVKELSEGELLQIEKARRLDITEDVYFDIIRQKTASLIASCCAVGAASAGADKETIERARLFGEKVGMAFQIKDDLFDFGTAEIGKPVGIDIKEKKMTLPLIYALQQADWLTKRKVIYNVKNNDGRKDRVQAVIDFVQKSGGLDYAIKVMERYRDEALAVLHTFPASASRTSLEQLINYTIERNH; encoded by the coding sequence ATGACCATAACGCTGGACCAAATACAGGCGCCCATTGCCGCCGAAATGGTGGAATTTGAACAGAAATTCCGCGCGTCCATGCAGACCAAGCAATTGCTGCTGGACAAGATTATGGGCTATATCGTGAAGCGCAAGGGCAAGCAGATCCGGCCCATGTTCGTGTTCTTCACGGCCAAAATCAGCGGCGGCGACCCGCTGCCCGAAGCCTCGTTCCGGGGCGCGGCCCTCATTGAGCTGCTGCACACGGCCACGCTGGTGCACGACGACGTGGTGGACGAGAGCAACTACCGGCGCGGCTTTTTCAGCATCAACGCCCTCTGGAAAAACAAGATTGCCGTGCTTGTCGGCGACTACCTGCTGAGCAAGGGGTTGCTGCTGAGCCTGGAAAACGACGACTACGAGCTGCTCAAAATCGTGAGCAACGCCGTGAAGGAGCTGAGCGAAGGCGAGCTGCTGCAAATTGAAAAGGCCCGCCGCCTCGATATTACGGAGGACGTGTACTTCGACATCATCCGCCAGAAAACGGCCTCGCTTATTGCTTCCTGCTGCGCCGTGGGGGCTGCCTCAGCCGGCGCAGATAAGGAAACCATTGAGCGCGCCCGGCTTTTCGGCGAAAAGGTAGGCATGGCCTTCCAGATCAAAGACGACCTGTTCGACTTCGGCACGGCCGAAATCGGCAAGCCCGTGGGCATTGATATCAAGGAAAAGAAGATGACGCTGCCGCTCATCTACGCCCTGCAGCAGGCCGACTGGCTGACCAAGCGCAAGGTGATTTACAACGTGAAAAACAACGACGGCCGCAAAGACCGGGTGCAGGCCGTCATCGACTTTGTGCAGAAATCCGGCGGCCTCGACTACGCCATCAAGGTGATGGAGCGCTACCGCGACGAGGCGCTGGCCGTGCTGCACACCTTCCCGGCCTCGGCCTCCCGTACCTCGCTGGAGCAGCTCATCAACTACACCATCGAGCGGAATCACTGA
- a CDS encoding cytochrome P450, whose protein sequence is MLLPDATPALAPLPRVPRWRTLLGSLAMARQPIRNLDRALAHHGDTVGLHLGGVRPCIVTRDPALAQHILQKNHRRYLKSDLTHGLIRYLGRGLLTNEGTDWLRQRRLIQPGFHRQRLAALTRLMQVAAEEWSQELRARLAAAGGRLTVDIHAEMTRVAFHIIAQATFGTSMTDAERNRLSDILTRIQAFYVRTIRQPYLRPWFTARGTFRQHDALSQELRELVRGYIRRRQAAPGTAPAPDDLLQMLLDARYEDTGEGMSEEQLLDEANILLLAGHETSANALSWMLYLLARHPEAAAQVRQERAAAGLAQRPPEFAELTQLPYSMQVVQETMRLYPPAWILDRVALEDDEFRGLPIPKGTLFSIYIHGIHRHPGLWPEPDAFRPERFAPGQEPPIPAYAYLPFGGGPRLCVGSHFALTEIQLVLLEALRHFTFAPVSEAPAGTDPLITLRPKGPLWLAVTSA, encoded by the coding sequence ATGCTGCTCCCCGACGCAACCCCCGCCCTGGCCCCGCTGCCCCGCGTGCCCCGCTGGCGCACTCTGCTGGGCTCCCTGGCCATGGCCCGCCAGCCCATCCGCAACCTCGACCGGGCCCTGGCCCACCACGGCGACACGGTGGGCCTGCACCTGGGCGGCGTGCGACCCTGCATCGTCACCCGCGACCCGGCCCTGGCCCAGCATATCCTGCAGAAAAACCACCGCCGCTACCTCAAGTCCGACCTCACGCACGGCCTGATCCGGTACCTGGGCCGCGGCCTGCTCACCAATGAAGGCACCGACTGGCTCCGGCAGCGCCGCCTGATTCAGCCCGGCTTCCACCGGCAGCGGCTGGCCGCCCTCACGCGCCTCATGCAGGTTGCCGCCGAGGAGTGGAGCCAGGAGTTGCGCGCCCGGCTGGCGGCGGCCGGCGGCCGGCTTACCGTGGATATCCACGCCGAAATGACCCGGGTGGCGTTCCACATCATCGCGCAGGCCACCTTCGGCACCAGCATGACCGATGCCGAGCGCAACCGCCTGTCGGATATCCTGACCCGCATTCAGGCCTTCTATGTGCGCACCATCCGGCAGCCATACCTGCGGCCCTGGTTCACGGCGCGCGGCACGTTCCGCCAGCACGATGCCCTCAGCCAGGAGCTGCGCGAGCTGGTGCGCGGCTACATCCGCCGGCGCCAGGCAGCGCCGGGTACCGCGCCAGCCCCCGACGACCTGCTGCAAATGCTGCTGGATGCCCGCTACGAGGACACCGGGGAAGGCATGAGCGAGGAACAGCTGCTGGACGAGGCCAATATCCTGCTGCTGGCCGGCCACGAAACCAGCGCCAACGCCCTAAGCTGGATGCTGTACCTGCTGGCCCGCCACCCGGAGGCTGCCGCGCAGGTGCGGCAGGAGCGGGCCGCCGCCGGCCTCGCTCAGCGCCCACCCGAATTCGCGGAGCTAACGCAGCTACCGTACTCGATGCAGGTGGTGCAGGAAACCATGCGCCTGTACCCGCCCGCCTGGATTCTGGACCGCGTGGCGCTGGAAGACGACGAGTTTCGGGGCCTGCCCATTCCGAAAGGCACGCTGTTTTCCATCTACATCCACGGCATCCACCGCCATCCGGGGCTGTGGCCGGAGCCTGATGCCTTCCGGCCCGAGCGGTTTGCGCCCGGCCAAGAGCCGCCCATTCCGGCCTATGCCTACCTGCCCTTCGGGGGCGGGCCCCGGCTGTGCGTGGGCAGCCATTTTGCCCTCACCGAAATTCAGCTGGTACTGCTGGAAGCTCTGCGCCACTTCACGTTTGCGCCCGTTTCGGAGGCGCCCGCCGGCACCGATCCGCTGATTACTTTGCGTCCCAAGGGGCCGCTGTGGCTGGCCGTCACCAGCGCCTGA
- a CDS encoding GNAT family N-acetyltransferase, whose amino-acid sequence MTPPLLSLLDMPAVTVPRLETPDLLLRGPLPTDLPEFTALSNDPAFYRFLGNKPQTEEEVWRRMLGQLGHWAMFGYGAWSIEEKATGQYCGSVGFFDFQRDLTPSLKGTLEAGWTIAPRLHGRGYASQAVQAALAWIEPRFPQARLTCIIDPNNVASLAVARKFHFHEFARATYHGESIVLLERRTDFSG is encoded by the coding sequence ATGACGCCGCCCCTGCTTAGTCTGCTCGACATGCCCGCCGTGACAGTGCCCCGCCTCGAAACGCCCGACCTGCTGTTGCGCGGCCCGCTGCCTACCGACCTGCCGGAGTTCACGGCCCTCTCCAACGACCCGGCGTTTTACCGGTTTCTGGGCAACAAGCCCCAGACCGAGGAGGAAGTGTGGCGGCGGATGCTGGGTCAGCTGGGGCACTGGGCCATGTTCGGCTACGGGGCGTGGTCCATCGAGGAAAAAGCCACCGGCCAGTACTGCGGCTCTGTGGGCTTCTTCGACTTCCAGCGCGACCTGACGCCTTCGCTCAAGGGCACCCTGGAGGCCGGCTGGACCATTGCCCCGCGCCTGCACGGCCGCGGCTACGCCAGCCAGGCCGTGCAGGCCGCCCTGGCCTGGATTGAGCCCCGTTTCCCCCAGGCCCGCCTCACCTGCATCATTGACCCCAACAACGTGGCCTCCCTGGCCGTAGCCCGCAAGTTCCACTTCCACGAATTCGCCCGCGCCACCTACCACGGCGAGTCTATCGTGCTGCTAGAAAGGCGCACGGATTTTTCCGGATAG
- a CDS encoding TlpA disulfide reductase family protein produces the protein MPVAIDIRKAVLGAGLALAAAACQPNSSTSENQAATEAGSAAAASALSAGTWRGVLSAQGQEIPFLFDVNTDGGKPTVTLRNGEERLKLDEISAAGDSTTIRLGVFDAALVVRADGADKLKGTWVKYDGKEPYRVAFAATKAGADEALFTGTAKNTSVFGDLKKGGTFRTEFKGSDGETTPAVGIITQDSLNPTQLTGTFLTTTGDYRYLAGNLVTKADGEHILLSTFDGSHGFLFDGKLAKPGNINSISGDFYSGKSGHETWTAVLDPNAKLPDANALTGMKPGQKKLDFKFPSIIEGASISPSDAKYKGKVVVLQVLGSWCPNCMDETNFLAPWYEKNKSRGVEIIGLGYERTTDQAVATRKLLKMKERMNIGYDIAVAGEANKDAASQSLPQLQKVLAFPTTIFLDKKGEVRKIHTGYSGPGTGKYYEQEVAEFNKTIDQLLAE, from the coding sequence ATGCCCGTTGCCATTGACATCCGCAAGGCAGTACTCGGGGCCGGACTCGCGCTGGCCGCCGCGGCCTGCCAGCCCAATTCCTCCACTTCTGAAAATCAGGCCGCTACCGAGGCCGGCAGCGCCGCCGCTGCTTCGGCCCTGTCGGCCGGCACCTGGCGCGGCGTGCTCTCGGCCCAGGGCCAGGAAATACCCTTTCTGTTTGATGTAAACACCGACGGCGGCAAGCCCACCGTTACGCTGCGCAACGGCGAGGAGCGCCTGAAACTCGATGAAATCAGCGCGGCCGGCGACTCCACCACCATTCGGCTGGGCGTGTTCGATGCCGCGCTGGTGGTACGCGCCGATGGGGCCGACAAGCTCAAGGGCACTTGGGTGAAGTACGACGGCAAGGAGCCCTACCGGGTGGCGTTTGCGGCCACCAAGGCTGGAGCTGACGAAGCGCTGTTCACGGGCACGGCCAAAAACACGTCCGTTTTCGGCGACCTGAAGAAGGGCGGCACGTTCCGCACAGAATTCAAGGGCAGCGACGGCGAAACCACGCCGGCCGTAGGCATCATTACCCAGGATTCGCTGAATCCCACCCAGTTGACCGGCACGTTTCTGACCACCACCGGCGACTACCGCTACCTGGCCGGCAACCTGGTAACCAAGGCCGACGGCGAGCATATCCTGCTGTCTACCTTCGATGGTAGCCACGGCTTCCTGTTTGATGGCAAGCTGGCCAAGCCCGGCAACATCAACAGCATCAGCGGTGACTTCTACTCCGGCAAATCGGGCCACGAAACCTGGACCGCCGTGCTCGACCCCAATGCCAAGCTGCCCGACGCCAACGCCCTGACCGGCATGAAACCCGGCCAGAAAAAGCTCGACTTCAAGTTCCCGAGCATCATCGAAGGGGCCAGCATCTCCCCTTCCGACGCCAAGTACAAAGGCAAAGTGGTAGTGCTGCAGGTACTGGGCTCGTGGTGCCCCAACTGCATGGACGAAACCAACTTCCTAGCCCCCTGGTACGAGAAGAACAAAAGCCGCGGCGTGGAAATCATCGGGCTGGGCTACGAGCGCACCACCGACCAGGCCGTGGCCACCCGGAAGCTACTGAAGATGAAGGAGCGCATGAACATCGGCTACGATATTGCCGTGGCCGGCGAGGCGAATAAGGACGCTGCCAGCCAGTCGTTGCCGCAACTGCAAAAGGTGCTGGCTTTCCCGACCACCATTTTCCTGGATAAGAAAGGCGAGGTACGCAAGATTCACACCGGCTACTCGGGCCCCGGCACCGGCAAATACTACGAGCAGGAAGTGGCCGAATTCAACAAAACCATCGACCAGCTGCTGGCGGAATAA